The genomic region CTGCAGAAGATCGAAGCGTATGATGCTGTCGCAAAGCAGAGAGAGCGCGCGGTCAAGGCGTGGTACAAGATTGAGAAGCGGAAGTGGAAATGGTACCAGCGCTACCTTGGTATCTTTCCGCCGAAGACCGACCCGCCTGAGTGGGTGAAAAATCCTCCTTCCGATGCGGACGAGCTTGACAAGATCATCACGCAATACAAGAACGATCCGAGGCACTTTACCCGGTAGCCCACAGCTTGGGGCCAGTTGAAAAAACCCACGTTGTGGTGTCGGTCAGCCCGCAGGGGCGGGGGCCGAGACCTTCTGTCATCCACATGACCCTGAGTTAGCCCGTTCGACGCAGTTTTGCACATCCGGCATGAACCCCACTGCAGATAGACAGGAATCCCCTTAGCCGGGCCGTATTCGCGCGTAATCAGCCGCCCACCGCTTTGGCGTCAACAGTTAAAGTGCAGCTTTAAGTCCGCTTTCACCCGGATTTTTCGGCAGAGAAGTTGCAGTGCCGGCAGGTGGGCTGATGCTGCAGCCCGGAAGGAAGGCGAGACCATGAACACGATCACGAAACTGTCGATCTGGAAGAACTCCGTACTCGCCGTGATTTTCATTACGGCGGAGGTTATTGGTATAGGGCCGATCTCCAGGTACCGGGTGGGGGAGTGCTACACGTTGCTTACCCAGACCGGTGCGCCGTTGCTGTGGCTGATCGTGTACATGCTTTTCTGCTTCGTCTGGCCGGTGATCGATCTTCTCGCGATCATTGTCAAGCCGCGCCTGACGATCAACAACCTTGGCTTCCCGGAGCGCTAGGCCGAGGAGGAGTACCGTAGGTCGGGTTCGCCGCATTGACGATTGGAGCGGCAAACCCGACATTATTCATCCTGCGATTGCTGCTTTGGATTGGGCCGCATTGTCGGGTTGGTCGTCGTTCGCTCCGCTCACACCGCCTGAACCCGACCTACGAATCATCCCGTTCGATCGTGGCAGGTTCGAAGCGGACCTGCCCTACAAGATCCCCCACGATGGTTGTTTCAGCTCAGCTCTCTCTTCGGCAGCACCAGCTGCCCCTCGGAGCGGGCGATATAGGTCGCGGCAGTGATGTCGCCAGTCACGTTGAGAGTCGTGCGGCACATATCGAGGATGCGATCGACGCCAAGTATTATGGCAATCAGTGCGGGGTTCACACCGATAGTCGTCAACACAACTATGATAAATGGGATCGATCCCGATGGCACCCCTGCCGTACCGATCCCCCCCAGTATCGCCAAGTACGCAACCATGATTTGTTGTCCGAGGCTGAGGTCCAGTCCGGATAACTGCGCCAGGAACAGCACGGTGACTCCCTCGTAGAGCGCGGTGCCGTTCTGGTTGGCGGTGGCGCCGATTGTCAGTACAAACGAGTTGATCTCGCGCGGCACGCCTAAGTTGCGTTCGGTCTCGGCCAGCGCGGTGGGCAGGGTGGCGTTCGACGATGAGGTCGAAAACGCTGTCAGCATGACGGTTTTGATTCGCCGGAAGAATTCGAGCGGGTTGATTCGCGACAACAACGATATCGATAATGAGTAGACGCCGAACATGTGCAGGCCGAGGCCGAGCAGTACGGTCACCATAAACCAACCGAGTGCCTGCAGCAAGTCGACCCCGAACTGGGCGGTGTTGTTAAACAGCAGACAGGCGACCGCATAGGGGGCGATATGCATGACCAGGTCGATCAGTCTTGCCGACAGCGCAAACAACGCGTCCATCACGCGCACAAACGGGTCGCTGATATTGGGGGGTACCAGTGTACAGGCGATTCCAAGCACCAGCGCGAAGAACATGAGGTGAAGCATGTTCGGTGTTTCGCCGGCGACCGCGGCGATCGGGTTCGACGGCATAATCGTTTTGATCAGCTTCATCATCGGTGAGTCGTTGTTCGATGCAGTCGCGGATTCTATCCGCTTAGCCGCCTCGCCGCCGTAGCGTTCTTCGAGACGAAGCGCGGTTACCTGATCGATGTGTTTGCCGGGTTTGATCGTATTGGCCAGAGTCAGACCGATCACGACCGAAATGGCTGAGATGATCGCAGTGTAGGCGAAGGTCTTGAGACCGACCCGGCCTAGTTTGCGCAGATCGCCGATCCCGGCGACACC from Candidatus Zixiibacteriota bacterium harbors:
- a CDS encoding dicarboxylate/amino acid:cation symporter; protein product: MTFATTSTAPRRKKPLHMKIFYGLSVGVIAGLAVNLGAGGDDTAVAWIVRHITEPIGALFLRLLLMLVIPLVFSSLVVGVAGIGDLRKLGRVGLKTFAYTAIISAISVVIGLTLANTIKPGKHIDQVTALRLEERYGGEAAKRIESATASNNDSPMMKLIKTIMPSNPIAAVAGETPNMLHLMFFALVLGIACTLVPPNISDPFVRVMDALFALSARLIDLVMHIAPYAVACLLFNNTAQFGVDLLQALGWFMVTVLLGLGLHMFGVYSLSISLLSRINPLEFFRRIKTVMLTAFSTSSSNATLPTALAETERNLGVPREINSFVLTIGATANQNGTALYEGVTVLFLAQLSGLDLSLGQQIMVAYLAILGGIGTAGVPSGSIPFIIVVLTTIGVNPALIAIILGVDRILDMCRTTLNVTGDITAATYIARSEGQLVLPKRELS